From the genome of Sporomusa sphaeroides DSM 2875:
CTTGCTAATTACTATTTCATGCAAATCCTGCTGGAGGCTGGTTTACCTGCAGGGGTTATCAACTTCGTACCTTGCAGGGGTGTTGATTTCGGCAAGGTTGTCGTTCCCCATCCTAAGATGGCTGGTTTCCATTTCACCGGTTCTACCGGCGTCTTCAATGATATTTGGAAACAAGTCAGCCAAAATATTGATAACTATGTTACCTATCCCCGGCTTGTTGGCGAGACAGGCGGCAAGGACTTTATCTTTGCCCATGAATCGGCAGATGTGGAAGCCCTTACCTGCAATATCGTGCTTGGTGCCTTTGAGTATCAAGGACAAAAATGCTCGGCAGCCTCCCGTGCCTATATCCCGGAAAGCCTGTGGCCTGAGGTAAAAACACGCCTGGAAACAGAAATCAGCAAGCTTAAGATGGGTGATGTCTGCGACTTTACCAATCTCGTAAATGCTGTTATTGACAAGAAATCCTTCCAGAATATCAAGAATTATATCGATTATGTCAAAGAGTCCCCTGATGCCGAGATTATCATGGGCGGCGATTGCGATGACAGTGTCGGCTACTTTGTCGAGCCTACCGTGATCGTAGCCAAAACACCCACCTTCAAGACAATGGTAGAAGAAATTTTCGGACCTGTTATGACCATCTATGTATATCCGAACGACAAATTGGATGAAACCTTAACAGCCTGCGATACCGCCACCAGCTATGCTTTGACAGGCGCTGTATTTGCCCAGGACAGAGCCGCCATTATTAAAATAGCAAAAGCCCTGGATCATGCAGCCGGCAACTTCTATATCAACGACAAGCCCACCGGTGCCGTTGTCGGACAACAGCCCTTCGGCGGCAGCCGCAGTTCAGGCACAAATGATAAAGCCGGCAGTGCCATCAACCTGTACCGCTGGATGAATCAACGTTCCATTAAAGAGACATTGGTTCCCCGTACAGTTGTTAACTATCCCTATATGATTGAAAAATAATCCCGCTTACTCCACTTTCCGCTATAGTAAACAGCAAAAAACCATCCTTTTCGGATGGTTTTTTGCTTATCCGATGACAGAAGCCTGGCTCCGTCTTCTACAACCGGCACCTAAAATCAGTTAGTAGCGGTTTTCTAACTTATCGAGTTGTTCAGCGTAAAAAACTGTCTTACAATATCCTGAATATCGGGCGCTAAATTAAATTCCGAAAAATTATTAAATACATAGGTTCTTAGCGTGGTCAAAAGTTCCGGTGAAATCACAATGATGTCAGTACTGGGAGCAGTGGTTTCCGGAGTAGTTGTGACAACAACAGTAGCCGCTGGATTCATTAGCGCAGGCAAATTGGTAAAAACAAACGTTTCTAAAACATCCTGAAAGTCTGGTTGAAGCATACTGGCACCCCCTCTTGGGTTATTATATGAGCGAATGCCGGAATGCTTACCAAAATGTGCGCGGCATAATCCGTTCCAGCTTCCAGACCGGATTACCCATGCAATCAACCGGTCCAATCTGATCGGCAATTTCAGTTACCGCCGAAGTGGCTACCACCGGTACGCCAAGGCGTTTTGCCGCTTCAGTCACGCCTTCAGCACCGCGCTGCACAAGCTGGACAGTGGTCTCTTCCGCCATGTGGGTGTTGTTGAGCACAGCATCCACCCGGCCCAGAGTCGCAACATATTCCAAAATATTATCTACCGTTGAAGTGAAAGGGCGCGACATATTCAGCACAGCAATGATTTTAAGATACGGATTCTCAAAGGCGCCTTCCACCAGGTTAAAAATCCTGGCACCATGCACGCCATAACCAACATCCATAATGATATTGCCTTTGCGTCTGAGCACCCAGCGCATCGAAGCCTTAATAACATTGCCGGCTTCCCCCAGACCGGTAGTATCCCGGGTCTCCCAGGCAACAACCTCCATGCCCAGTTCTTCCAGCTCCTGCTTTATGGGGCGCAGCGTATAGCATGGCTCCACAGTATCCAAATCGACAATAGTTACCGGCAACCCCTGCTTGCGTAAATAAATAGCCCGGTTTACGGCGTTTTCACTTTTACCGCTGGCATATTCCCCCACATAGGCTTCAATAATTGGTTCAACCTGCTGCGTATCTTTTACCATATCCAGGTGCTCCACTCCTTGTCCACATATTTAAGAAAAATATCCGGCTCAGTCCTTACCACCGTCACCATTACTGAGGCACAAACAGCCGTTATCCTAGGCGGAGGTTAAGCGCCAGCGGCACAGCATTGTCACTAATTAATAAATATTTTAAACAAAATCAATAAAACAACTCCCGGCAATCCTAAAAAACCGGCAATAAGCGCCGTAATCGGGTTGATGCCGATAGTAAATCCGACATAGGCACCGACAAAATTAACAGCCCATAACATGACGCCGCCTACTAAACCATTATATATCAGCTTACATACCAGCTTTATAGGCATTAAAAACATACGGCCAATAAGATATATTAAAATAATCCCAAATGCGTAGGCCACAACAACATTAAATTCTAAACCTGCCGGTAAAAACGGCATAGCTTCTCCCTCCTTCCAACCTGCTTTTCTCTATTTTACCACGCTAAAACACTTTGCGTACAGTTGTCTCATCCTGAATTCCCGAGATAATACCCGGGCAGCAGATACCTTCATCCCGTGCTTTTCTAAGCAAATACACATATCTGCGCTCATAAGCCTTGATGAGAAAAGAAAAATAGTCAACTAAATCCGGGTCACTTACTGTCTTATAGCAACTTTGGGCATATAACCAGTCACGTCGCGATTGATCCACTATTTCCGGCAGGCTGATCTGCTTTTTAGCGCTAGCAGGCTCGCTATGGAACAGTTCCAGTACTTTTTGCCATGCAGCCATCATTTATCCCTCCAACATAAATACTTACAACAATATATGTTGGCCAGTCCAAAATAATGATAAAGAAAACACGGCTTGCACCGAGCCGCTGGCGAAGGTGGAAGCCGATGGAATAAAGAAAACACAGCTGTCCGTGCCCGGTCTTGTGCCCAAAATAAAAATACCGGACATATTCCGGTATTTTAGCTTTAGCTTGTGATTTTTAGTTAAATGGCGAATACTCAAGGCCTTCATGGCGCGCGCGTTTTAAGAGATAATTATATTTTTTTTCGGAGGCTTGAATAAGATAAGCGGCATAATCCACCAAATCGGTATCAGATACATTGTTATAGTAGTTTTGGGCATTCAGCCATTCTTTTCTCGCTTCCTCAAGCTGCTGCATCAAGGACGGGTATTTAGCCTCCGGTACGCGCTCTGACAATACACCCTTGGCTAAATTGGTTAACTTTGTTTTCATGCATATCGCCCTCCTGCTTACAGTATTCCCATAAACAGGCGGGATAAATCATACACCAAATTGCACTACATTTCTCGCCGGTTTTCCAGTGCTTTGGACAAGGTCACCTCATCGGCATATTCCAGGTCACCGCCTACCGGCAAGCCGTGGGCGATGCGAGTCACTTTGACCCCCAGCGGTTTCAGCAATTTGGCAATATACATAGCCGTAGCTTCACCTTCAACATTCGGGTTGGTAGCCATAATAACTTCCTGCACTCCCAGCCTGACCCGGTCCAGCAATTCTTTAATCCTGATGTCGTCAGGGCCAATACCCTCCAGCGGGGACAACGAGCCGTGCAATACATGATACAGGCCCTTAAATTCACGGGTACGCTCCATGGCTGTCACGTCTTTGGGATCTTCCACCACACAGACAACGGTTTGATCCCGCCCCTCAGACCGGCAGGTCTGGCAGGGATCGCTATCAGTTAAATCAAAACAGATCGAACAATAGCCAACCCGCTCCTTGGCATAAATAATGGCCTCAGCCAAAGCCGATGCCTGACTATTATCCATTTTAATCACATAATAGGCAAGGCGAACCGCAGATTTAGGCCCAATGCCAGGCAGGCGGCGGAAATGCTCCACCAGCCTGGCAATTGGCGCAATATAGGCCATGGATTAAAACATTCCCGGCGGCAGGTTGAGACCGCCGGTCAGTTTGCCCATTTCCTGGGACATCATATCATCCACTTTGTTCATAGCCTCATTGACTGCAGCAGCCACCAGGTCTTCCAGCATTTCCACATCTTCCGGGTCAACCGCCGACGGTGCGATCTTTACCGACTGAATTTTCTTTTCGCCGGTAACCACTACTTTTACTGCCCCGCCACCGGTAGATACCTCAATAGTACGGGCTTTAAGCTCCTCTTGCAGTTTACCCATATCGGCCTGAAGCTTTTGCACCTTTTTCATCATTCCTGCCATGTTTCCCATATTTCCAAACATGTTATCAGCCTCCTAACACTAATTTTTATTCCTCTATCTTAATTACTTTGCCACCAAACATCATCTGGGCCTGCTTAACCGCAGGATGCTCCATCCCTGGATCAGGGGGAGCGGCTGCCACCGCCGGCTTCGGCGCAGCCGGTTTGGCCGGCGGCGTATCTGTCCCCAGTGAGCACATTAATTTTACCTGATGTCCGGTAATGTGAGCCAGGATTTTTTCCACAATAGTCCGGTAATCGTCCTTCTCGGTGCGTTCCTTGGGAAAGGTTGCCGTAAAGTGCACTGTGGCCTGAGTAGCGGTAAGCCCTGTCAAGCGTCCTTGCATCACACAAGCATGTACCGACCGCTTGCCGCTGGTCATGAGTTCTTTGAGCACAGCCGACCATATCTCATTCAGATCGCCGCCAACGCTGCCGCCTGACGGTTCCGGCGGAGCCGAAACAGACGGATTGGCTGGCGGTGGTGCCGGAGGACTGAGCGGCGTTTGCGGTTCTGGCTGCGGCCGCGGCGGCATGGGTGTTACAGGTGACTGCACCCGCGGCACTGACGGCGGCGGTTCCGCTGCGGGAGCCTCCGTTTTAGCCATACTGACGGCAGCCCCTGCCGGATTGCCGGCAAGTCTGGCTTCAAGCGCAGCAACCCGCTCTAAGAGTGCGGCCATATCGCTCTTTGCCGCCCTGCGGCACAACGTAATCAGCGCCATTTCCACCACAATACGCGGCTCAGCCGCCCATTTTGCTTCATTAGCGGCATGATGCAGCACTTCCAGCACGGCTACCAGTTCCTGATGGCTGAACTTGGCACTCTGGGCGGCAAGCACAGCTTTATCATCACTGTATACTTCAATAGTATCTATAGCAGGAGCAGCTTTATACAGCATCAGACTCCGGGCATGCAGCGCCAGCTCCACAAGCAGTTGGCGAATATCTTTCCCTAGATTAATAAGTTCGTCAAGTTTCACCAGTACGCTGTGCGCATCCCGTTCAGCCACAGCGTCGGTTAACTGCCACACCCACTCATGACCAATCAAGCCTAATAGCTGGCGCACATGGGCGGCTGTTATCACGCTGCCGTCATCCAAAGCAGCGCATTGGTCCAAAATACTGAGCGCATCCCGCATACCGCCCTCGGCTTGAATGGCAATAAGCCTGAGTGCATCCGGAGCAGCCTTGAGGCCGCTCTGTTCTGCCACCATACTCAGCCGCTCCTCAATTTCCCTGGCGTTAATCCGCCGGAAGTCATAACGCTGGCAGCGCGAATGGATGGTGGCCGGAATCTTATGCGGTTCGGTGGTTGCCAGCACAAATACCACATGGGCCGGCGGTTCCTCCAGGGTTTTTAAGAGGGCGTTAAAAGCCTCTGTTGTCAGCATATGCACTTCGTCGATAATATACACCTTATAACGCCCGTCTACCGGCGCAAACTTAACGGTTTCCCTCAAATCGCGAATCTCGTCAATGCCCCGGTTGGAAGCTGCGTCCACTTCAAATACGTCCATGGAAGTACCGGCAGTAATTTTATCACAGTTGGAACAGTGGTTGCAGGGATTGACGCTGGGACCATGTTCACAATTGAGTGATTTTGCCAGAATTTTGGCCGTACTGGTTTTTCCTGTACCACGCGGACCGGAAAACAGATAGGCATGAGCAATCTTGCCGGTGGCAATGGCATTCTTCAAGGTAGTACTAATATGCTCCTGACCGACTAAGGAATCAAAATCCTGCGGCCGCCATTTGCGGTATAAAGCCACATAAGCCACGCCCATACCTCCTTTACCCCGCTAAGACATTAGATAATGCAAGTTTCATTTATATTCAACATTACTAAAATATTTCCCTTTTTCAAGAAAATAATTTATCCGCCACCGTATGTATATCCTACGTTAAAGAATCTGGCAGGCGCAGGCGGGTGTGCAGTTTGCCATATAACAAAAAAGCAGCCCTCATTGGCTACTTTCAATAGATATATTATATTGCTTCCGCGTACCATACGGCCTTGTTTCCCACGACGGACCACAGCAGATACCAGGCACCCTTACGGCACATAAGAAGTATCACTTAGCGCTGCTTCCTTCCGGACCTGACGCGATTCATGAGTTCCTATTGCGTAAGACCCGGCACTGCTACAGTCCGGCCTAGAAAACAAAAAGCCGTATACCGGCCTTGAATTTTATGGCGGAGAGAGAGGGATTCGAACCCTCGGTACAGTTTCCCGTACACACGCTTTCCAGGCGTGCTCCTTCAACCGCTCGGACATCTCTCCAAGTGCTCTCAACAGAAACTTATTATATCTTATTTTTTAAATCAATGCAAGCGGTAAATATTGCAAGCCCGGCAATATCACCAGACAAACCGGCAGCCAATTGATACTGCTTAATTATACCGAGTACCAAAAGGCTTGTCAAGTTTTTGAGTAAAGAAAAACCGCTGCTGCGGCCTTACAGCCGGCAATAGTACTGAGGCGCCGGCAGCGCAGTGTTATCTGACAGATACCGGTGCCGGACCTCCCGGGTGTGATCCCGGAAGGTCCGTCCCGGTTATTTTGTCAAATGATACGGCACTGTGGTTACAATGACATTTTCTTTCCAAATAAGAGTATTGCGCAAAAACCAGCCGGTCTGGTTGTGCAATAACCGGTGCCATGCTTTCCTGGTTTCAAACTCCGGAATAATGACGGTGATATAATCATTCGGCCCCTTCTCCCGGCATCTTTTTTCAATAAAATGCAAGAGCGGGCGCATTAACAGCCGGTACGGCGAACGAATAACCACCAATTCCACACCAGGGTCCCACAGCTTCCATTTTTCTATAACCTTTTTGGTCAGTTCATCATTGTCAGATACATGAACGGCCAGGATATCATCACCGATCATTTTGGCATATTTGATGGTCTCATACACAACACGGGTGGGACTGGATACAGGCACAATAACGGTGTGTTTGCCTTTGGGAAAGGTGGCCGCACCTCTTTCATAACATGCTTCCGGCAGGTGCAATTGCTCCGACATGGTATTATAATGTCCCCGGATGGCTTTAAATATATAAATCATGATGGGAATGAAAACAAGCACAACCCAGGCTCCATAAAGGAATTTCGTTACCGTAATAATCAGAACCACCAAACCGGTGACGGCAGCGCCAAGACCGTTGAGGAAGGCCCGGACCTGCCAGCCCTTACCCCGCTGCCGGTACCAGTGCACCACCATACTGGCCTGCGCAATGGTAAAGGAAATAAAAACACCAATAGCATACAAGGAAATCAGGTGCTCGGTATCTCCCTGAAAAGCGATAATCAATAACGCAGCGGCAAGGGTGAGCAGGATAATCCCGTTAGAAAAGGTTAACCGTTCACCGCGGGTTGACAGATAACGCGGCAGATAGCCATCTCTGGCGACAATAGCCAACAGCATCGGCAACCCGTTGTAGGCGGTATTGGCGGCCAGATATAATACCAGCATGGTCGTGAATTGAATATAGTAATACGCTGCCGAACGGCCGAAAATTTGCTCAGCCAGTTGCGACATGGCGGTTACTTCGGCAACAGGCAGGATATGATAGTGCATAACAAGATAGGTGATACCCAGGAACATAAAGCTCAGGATACCGGCCATCCAATAGGTGGTAACCGTTGCGTTGCGGGCCTCAGGCTGTTTGAACATCGGCACACTGTCAGCAATAGCCTCAACCCCGGTCATAGAGCTGCAGCCATTGGCGAAAGCCCGTAAGATGACAAACAGCATGGCCCAGTCCAGTTGCTGACGGGCCAAAGACTCCGGCGGCAACAGATAGGGTGCGCCGGTGAAGGCTTTCCAGACACCTGTTGCAATTAAAGCAATTACGCCGAATAAAAAGGCGTAGGTGGGTATAACAAAGGCATTGGACGATTCCCGGACACCGCGCAGATTCACCAGCATCAGCAAACCAAAGAGCACCATTACATCCAGGGTCACTTCGTGCCCGGCCAGGTCAGGCAGAGCGGAAACAATGGCCGCCGTACCGGCTGAGACACTTACAGCGGCTGTCAGCACATAATCGGCAAATACCGAACCGGCAGCCACCAACGCCGGCATTTCTCCCAGGTTTTTTTTGGCCACAGAGTAGGCCCCGCCCCCGCCGGGATTAGCCTTCGCGACCTGCACATAGGACAAAACCACGATGCCCAGCAGTAACAGAATGGAGAGCGCCACCGGCGCCATAAAGCCATAGGCAATAATACCCGGAACAGCCACCAGGGTAAGCATAATTTGTTCCGGCCCGTAAGCCACCGACGATAACGCATCAGAGGAAAAGATGGATAAGGCTTTCCACTTGGGAAGTTTTTCATGAGCCAATTCCCGGTTGTGAAGGGGCTTGCCGATAAGTAATCGGCGAAATTCGCGCATCATACCAGCGCCTCCAGTTTCATTATTCGATTTTTGGGCATAAGAAAAAGACCTGACGGCCTTTCGACCCCTTGCTTTGGCCTGCGAAGTTAGCTGACGGGTAGGATGACAAGAGAAAACATCCCTTTTGTCACAAGGACAAAATTAACCCCAAAAGTGGTTCCTCCGCTTCCATTACGGAACTCGGCCTTATATTGTGTATGCATTGTTATCTTACTGCTTTTCTAATCAAACATAAAGTCCTGCTACACTTGGCTTATGCCTGCTTATCGCTGCCTATAGGCACAGAACACAATAGGCTTGACGGCTCGCAACAGCACGCTATTTTCCGCCCTCGCACTCGGTCTTTCATTACGGTTGATATACGAAAAATATCCCTGCCGTTCCGGTAAAGAACGGCAGGGATTTCTCCATACTTATGCTTTCCTGAATACTTTCTTCAAACTAAACTTTCCTTGTTGAATATCGTCAAATACCGTGTACACTACCGGCACTACCACCAGGGTGAGAATGGTCGAAGTCACCAGACCGCCGATAATGGCATGAGCCATCGGTGCCCGGGCTTCAGC
Proteins encoded in this window:
- the pruA gene encoding L-glutamate gamma-semialdehyde dehydrogenase, with the translated sequence MNNAYFQVKAPVNEPVKSYLPDSPEKAALKAELARQLANPVEIPLIIGGKEVRTEHKANIICPHNHNQVLGQYYIAGEKELLMAIEAAEAARAEWENMPWEHRATIFLKAADLLTGKYRAKLSASCMLGQSKNTFQSEIDVICELADFLRFNIYFTQEIYKQQPNNSDGVWNRVEYRALDGFVAAITPFNFAAIGGNLCTAPAMCGNTVLWKPSSTAVLANYYFMQILLEAGLPAGVINFVPCRGVDFGKVVVPHPKMAGFHFTGSTGVFNDIWKQVSQNIDNYVTYPRLVGETGGKDFIFAHESADVEALTCNIVLGAFEYQGQKCSAASRAYIPESLWPEVKTRLETEISKLKMGDVCDFTNLVNAVIDKKSFQNIKNYIDYVKESPDAEIIMGGDCDDSVGYFVEPTVIVAKTPTFKTMVEEIFGPVMTIYVYPNDKLDETLTACDTATSYALTGAVFAQDRAAIIKIAKALDHAAGNFYINDKPTGAVVGQQPFGGSRSSGTNDKAGSAINLYRWMNQRSIKETLVPRTVVNYPYMIEK
- a CDS encoding pro-sigmaK processing inhibitor BofA family protein, with the protein product MPFLPAGLEFNVVVAYAFGIILIYLIGRMFLMPIKLVCKLIYNGLVGGVMLWAVNFVGAYVGFTIGINPITALIAGFLGLPGVVLLILFKIFIN
- a CDS encoding DUF2508 family protein — translated: MMAAWQKVLELFHSEPASAKKQISLPEIVDQSRRDWLYAQSCYKTVSDPDLVDYFSFLIKAYERRYVYLLRKARDEGICCPGIISGIQDETTVRKVF
- a CDS encoding DUF2508 family protein, which gives rise to MKTKLTNLAKGVLSERVPEAKYPSLMQQLEEARKEWLNAQNYYNNVSDTDLVDYAAYLIQASEKKYNYLLKRARHEGLEYSPFN
- the recR gene encoding recombination mediator RecR, with amino-acid sequence MAYIAPIARLVEHFRRLPGIGPKSAVRLAYYVIKMDNSQASALAEAIIYAKERVGYCSICFDLTDSDPCQTCRSEGRDQTVVCVVEDPKDVTAMERTREFKGLYHVLHGSLSPLEGIGPDDIRIKELLDRVRLGVQEVIMATNPNVEGEATAMYIAKLLKPLGVKVTRIAHGLPVGGDLEYADEVTLSKALENRREM
- a CDS encoding YbaB/EbfC family nucleoid-associated protein; amino-acid sequence: MFGNMGNMAGMMKKVQKLQADMGKLQEELKARTIEVSTGGGAVKVVVTGEKKIQSVKIAPSAVDPEDVEMLEDLVAAAVNEAMNKVDDMMSQEMGKLTGGLNLPPGMF
- the dnaX gene encoding DNA polymerase III subunit gamma/tau — encoded protein: MAYVALYRKWRPQDFDSLVGQEHISTTLKNAIATGKIAHAYLFSGPRGTGKTSTAKILAKSLNCEHGPSVNPCNHCSNCDKITAGTSMDVFEVDAASNRGIDEIRDLRETVKFAPVDGRYKVYIIDEVHMLTTEAFNALLKTLEEPPAHVVFVLATTEPHKIPATIHSRCQRYDFRRINAREIEERLSMVAEQSGLKAAPDALRLIAIQAEGGMRDALSILDQCAALDDGSVITAAHVRQLLGLIGHEWVWQLTDAVAERDAHSVLVKLDELINLGKDIRQLLVELALHARSLMLYKAAPAIDTIEVYSDDKAVLAAQSAKFSHQELVAVLEVLHHAANEAKWAAEPRIVVEMALITLCRRAAKSDMAALLERVAALEARLAGNPAGAAVSMAKTEAPAAEPPPSVPRVQSPVTPMPPRPQPEPQTPLSPPAPPPANPSVSAPPEPSGGSVGGDLNEIWSAVLKELMTSGKRSVHACVMQGRLTGLTATQATVHFTATFPKERTEKDDYRTIVEKILAHITGHQVKLMCSLGTDTPPAKPAAPKPAVAAAPPDPGMEHPAVKQAQMMFGGKVIKIEE
- a CDS encoding APC family permease produces the protein MMREFRRLLIGKPLHNRELAHEKLPKWKALSIFSSDALSSVAYGPEQIMLTLVAVPGIIAYGFMAPVALSILLLLGIVVLSYVQVAKANPGGGGAYSVAKKNLGEMPALVAAGSVFADYVLTAAVSVSAGTAAIVSALPDLAGHEVTLDVMVLFGLLMLVNLRGVRESSNAFVIPTYAFLFGVIALIATGVWKAFTGAPYLLPPESLARQQLDWAMLFVILRAFANGCSSMTGVEAIADSVPMFKQPEARNATVTTYWMAGILSFMFLGITYLVMHYHILPVAEVTAMSQLAEQIFGRSAAYYYIQFTTMLVLYLAANTAYNGLPMLLAIVARDGYLPRYLSTRGERLTFSNGIILLTLAAALLIIAFQGDTEHLISLYAIGVFISFTIAQASMVVHWYRQRGKGWQVRAFLNGLGAAVTGLVVLIITVTKFLYGAWVVLVFIPIMIYIFKAIRGHYNTMSEQLHLPEACYERGAATFPKGKHTVIVPVSSPTRVVYETIKYAKMIGDDILAVHVSDNDELTKKVIEKWKLWDPGVELVVIRSPYRLLMRPLLHFIEKRCREKGPNDYITVIIPEFETRKAWHRLLHNQTGWFLRNTLIWKENVIVTTVPYHLTK